Proteins from a single region of Bos indicus isolate NIAB-ARS_2022 breed Sahiwal x Tharparkar chromosome 6, NIAB-ARS_B.indTharparkar_mat_pri_1.0, whole genome shotgun sequence:
- the MTHFD2L gene encoding bifunctional methylenetetrahydrofolate dehydrogenase/cyclohydrolase 2, mitochondrial isoform X7: MTVVARGFWLLRGRLGRVSALSRIAESPFAAPGAAGQAFRGFRSSGMRTSREKRFHLPEVATVCLPTCPHPRSSLLTHY, translated from the exons ATGACAGTGGTGGCCCGCGGCTTCTGGCTGCTCCGCGGCCGCCTGGGCCGAGTGTCGGCGCTGAGCCGGATCGCGGAGTCGCCCTTCGCGGCGCCGGGAGCGGCGGGGCAGGCGTTCCGGGGCTTTCGGAGCAGCGGCATGAG GACCAGCAGAGAGAAGAGATTCCATCTTCCAGAGGTCGCCACTGTCTGCCTCCCCACTTGTCCCCATCCTCGGTCATCtcttttaacacattattga